The DNA segment ATGCGTGAATGGAGAGAGTAGAATTGCGCACAATAGGGTTAGACGTTGGTGATAAAACAATAGGAATTGCAGTAAGCGATCCATCAGGGCTTATAGCACAGGGGATTAAAACCATAAGAAGAGAAAGCTTAGATAATGATATAGTTGAGATAAAGAAGATTATAGATGCATTTAAAGTAGAGGAAATTGTCATTGGTTTTCCTAAAAATATGAATGGTACAATAGGAACTCAAGGGCAGAAAGTCATTGATTTTGTGGAGCATTTAAAAAAAGAGATTGATTTACCCATTATGTTGTGGGATGAAAGATTGACGACAGTCGAGGTTAATAGGATGCTTGTGGAAAGTGCTGACATGAGAAGGGACAAGAGAAAGAAAGTCATAGATAAATTGGCAGCGACGATAATTTTACAAGGATATCTTGATTATAAAAGAAAATCAATTTAACTTGACAGGAAATTTTTTGTATAATACAATGGGATTATCGGTATAAGAAATGAGGTGATTTTGTTGGATAATGAATTTAATAATGACATTATTGAGCTTATCGACGAAGATGGCAATGAAGTAGATTTTGAACTCATTTCATCTTTTGAACTTGATGACACAAGATATGCCGTTGTTGCTCCGATAGATAGTGACAGCGATGATGCGTATATTTTGAGAGTTGAGCAGGATGAAAATGGTGAAGACATATTTGTCGGAATAGATGACGAAGATGAGTTTAATGATGTAGTAGAAGCTTACAATGAATTATTGGAAGAATATGAATGTGATGATGACTGTGATTGCCATCACCATCATGACGACGAATAGATATACCTGGAAGGTATATCTATTTTTTTAAGCTAAGCCATATCTTATAACAAATATTACCTGGGAAATAACACCATTCAAATCTTTCTATTTTTATTGTCGTTTTCAAAAAATACGTTATTTATCTTAAAAGATCTATGCTTTATGTGCAAATAAAGGATTTATAAAAATATTTTTAATTTCAATTGAAAATACATCTTTTTTTGTGTTAATATAAGGTTATATTAATGATAAAGCTAATTTTATTTTTGCAAAAATAGTTGACAATTGAGAATATAATGCATAAACTTTTATAAACAGGTAAAATGTAAGGTGGTGAAAAAGTGAACGAAATAGATGATATAAAGGAGAATTTGAAACAAAAAGGATTTAAGTTGACCACACAGAGAAGGGCGATACTTGACGTTATAATAGAAAATCGTGAAAAGCATTTGTCTTCAGAGGAAATATACGACCTTGTAAAGGAAAAGTATCCAGAGATAGGCCTTGCTACTGTCTACAGAACGTTACAGCTTTTTGATGAAATGGGCATAATATACAAATTAAATTTTGATGATGGACGCAGCAGATATGAACTTTATCACAATGAAGATCATCAGCATCACCATTTGATTTGTTTAAAATGTGGCAGTGTGATTGAAATGGAGGGAGA comes from the Thermoanaerobacterium aotearoense genome and includes:
- the ruvX gene encoding Holliday junction resolvase RuvX, whose translation is MRTIGLDVGDKTIGIAVSDPSGLIAQGIKTIRRESLDNDIVEIKKIIDAFKVEEIVIGFPKNMNGTIGTQGQKVIDFVEHLKKEIDLPIMLWDERLTTVEVNRMLVESADMRRDKRKKVIDKLAATIILQGYLDYKRKSI
- a CDS encoding DUF1292 domain-containing protein gives rise to the protein MDNEFNNDIIELIDEDGNEVDFELISSFELDDTRYAVVAPIDSDSDDAYILRVEQDENGEDIFVGIDDEDEFNDVVEAYNELLEEYECDDDCDCHHHHDDE
- a CDS encoding Fur family transcriptional regulator, which codes for MNEIDDIKENLKQKGFKLTTQRRAILDVIIENREKHLSSEEIYDLVKEKYPEIGLATVYRTLQLFDEMGIIYKLNFDDGRSRYELYHNEDHQHHHLICLKCGSVIEMEGDLLENLEEAIENTKNFQIIDHNVKFFGYCSKCKQNKN